From a region of the Mercurialis annua linkage group LG1-X, ddMerAnnu1.2, whole genome shotgun sequence genome:
- the LOC126687499 gene encoding zinc finger A20 and AN1 domain-containing stress-associated protein 12-like — protein MEPQNSSSSSCRCVGGCGFYGTADKQNMCSKCFNAYNLKQEIIDQTASLSIYDKAGSCDERSSFICVDKTEKLTESDVPASSVSSSNATMKKNRCESCNKKLGLLGFSCRCGKVFCGTHQYADEHCCSFDYKKLDRDVFVSLEGGLK, from the coding sequence ATGGAACCGCAAAACAGCTCGAGCAGTTCTTGTCGATGCGTGGGAGGCTGTGGCTTTTACGGCACAGCGGATAAGCAAAACATGTGCTCTAAGTGCTTCAATGCTTATAATCTGAAGCAAGAAATCATTGATCAAACAGCCTCTCTTTCGATTTACGATAAGGCTGGTTCTTGTGATGAACGATCTTCATTTATTTGCGTTGATAAGACTGAAAAACTGACCGAGAGTGATGTTCCCGCATCATCAGTATCGTCTTCGAATGCGACGATGAAGAAGAATAGATGCGAGAGCTGCAACAAGAAACTCGGACTTTTAGGGTTTTCGTGTCGCTGCGGAAAGGTATTTTGCGGGACGCATCAGTATGCGGACGAGCATTGTTGCAGCTTTGATTACAAGAAGCTTGATCGTGATGTTTTTGTTAGTCTTGAAGGAGGACTTAAATGA